The stretch of DNA GACTTAGCCATCTGGACGTAAGCCAGCAGTGCCGGCCCTAATGTCCCCGCATCCGGAAATGAAATGTGATACTTATGAACGATCTTGTCTTCATTCAGGTCGAGAATCGTATTCGTCAGCTGTTCGAGTTCATTCACTTTCAACCTGAGCATGCCATCATGGCCTACTTCGCCACCCAGTTGATGGGCGGCAAACCGCATATCGCCACCCAGTGCGACCATATTGCGGATCTCTGAACGATTGACATGCTGCGAGACCTGCTCGATCACACGCCGCATCTGTGTTTCCAGAATATGCCGGATCGTGACGCGGGAAGACTGATACGCTTCGATCGTTTCCCGCAGTCTCAATGAACCCAGTCGATAGGTCTGTGAAAACTGCACATCACAATTCTGGAGAACCAGAATTTCCGTACTACCCCCACCTACTTCGACAACAAGCGTTCCCCATTCGGCAAACTGCTTGTCGGATTTCAGCAGTGGCTGAACACCCAGGTAAGTAATCCGACTGACTTCCGCCTCGTCGATCACTTCGACCTGCAGACCGGTAGCCGTATAAATTCGATCCTGAAAGGCCAGTTTGTTCATCGACTCGCGGACAGCGCTCGTCGCCACCACACGAATCTGGTCGGGCCGGGAAAGTTCGTACTCCGCCAGAACTCGCCGATAACTGCGCAGCACACGCACACACTCTTCAATGGTCGCTTTGTCGATCACACCCTTCGAAAAGACGTCCCGCCCCAGATGCACAGCTTGCGACAGCGTGCTGAGCAGATGCACCTCTCCCGATTCGTGAAGTTCAGCTATCGCCATGCGAATCGACGTGGCACCAATATCAATCACAGCTACCGGTCGAACGTGGGGCGGAGATCGGTGACCTCCACCATTTTCGACGCCCTCTAATCCTCTCAGACCTATCAACATGCCGGCCTCCTCCCCGCCACGCTTCCCCGGAACCAATCCTCAGATTCATGCCAGGGAAGGGATCGAAACATAACGTCTTTCAAGGGCGACTCGCCGATCACTCGAACAATATCGTGGGTTTTCAAGACATCAATTCTTGGCAGTTTTCTCTTCGACGAGATGACGAATCCAGGCGGCTGCACCCAGTGCACCCGCATCATCTCCCAGCTTGGCAACTTTGACTTCAACAGCCCCTTCATAGGCTGGCATCACATGACTTCCCAATGCATTTTGAACTTCTTCCAGGAAAAGTTTTGGCAAAGCTTCCACCAACCCTCCCCCCAGCACTATCACATCGGGAAGCAGCAGGTTGACAGTTCCTGCAATCGCTACGCCGAGATGGTGGGCTCCATCGCGAACAATCTTTTCCACCATCGTGTCACCATCGCTGATGGCCTCGGCCAATGTGCCACTGCGAATGTTTGCCAGATCTGTTCCCGCCACCCGCATCAGATGTGGGGCCTGTCCACGATAGGCCGCTTTGGCAATCTCGGCCGACATCGACAATCGACTCGCGACTGTTTCCAGGCATCCTCGGCGGCCACAACCGCACATGGCACCATTGGGCACCACTGGAATATGCCCCAATTCCAGGCAAGACGATTTGCGACCGCGGTAAATTCGCCCCTCATAGACGAGACCCGCACCGATCCCGGTCCCAGGAAAAACTCCTAAAGTCGTACGGGCACCGGAACCTGCTCCAAAGCGATGCTCACCATACACACCAGCATCCACATCATTGAGGATGGTGGCTTCGCAACCGAATCGCTTTTCGAGAATGTCCTTCAATGGCACATTCTTCCAACCCAGATTCGGAGACTCGACAATGATCCCTTTGTCGAGATCTAACGGCCCCGGGCAGCCCACTGCAATCCCACGCAATTGCGAAACTGAGACATCCAGTTCGACAAGCAGCTTCTCAATACTGTTGCAAATACGCTCCACACCCGCATCGGCACCTTCATGCCCGCGGGTTTTCTTTCTCCGGTGGCCCACAGGTTGCAGCTTGCGGTCAAACAGACCGGCATGCATTTTTGTGCCGCCTAAATCAAACCCCAGCCAGTATCCATCATCATGCGAGGCTGCAATCATGCAAGGGTCTTCCTGTGGAGGATGGACTCACCAATTCGAGGAGACTGTCGCCAGACCACACGAGGCAAAACGCACTCGCACGATCTCCCCATCGCCATCTTGATGTGACTCAGTCTGAATCACCAGTTTCAATCAATCAGTGGATTCGCAACGACACTCGACATCATCGACCCCACCGGAACTGGGCAAATCCCCTGCTCCGGCGGGGTCTCGAAAGCATCGTTGCATCCTTCGCCAGCATGACTCTCCCAGCGAGGAAAGTCTACTTGCGATTGTCGATCGCTCTCTTCAATGCCACGCCCATCTCGCCCGGGCTGCGTGCCACAACCACACCCGCAGCTTCCAGAGCCGCCATCTTTTCTTCGGCTGTCCCAGCACCACCCGAGATAATTGCCCCCGCATGACCCATGCGCTTGCCAGGAGGTGCCGTCTGGCCAGCAATGAATGCCGCCACTGGCTTGGTCACGTGGGCCTTGATGTACTCAGCCGCCTTGATTTCGGCATTTCCACCAATTTCGCCAATCATCATGATCGCTTCTGTCCCCGGATCGTTCTGGAACATTTCGAGCAATTCGATATAAGGCGTCCCGATGATGGGATCCCCGCCAATACCGACAGCTGTCGATTGGCCTAACCCCAGATTCCCCAGTTGCCATGTGGCTTCATAGGTGAGCGTACCGCTCTTGCTGATCAACCCCACGGTCCCAGGTTTATGAATATAGCCGGGCATAATACCAATCTTCGCCACACCGGGAGTGATCACACCCGGGCAGTTCGGCCCAATCAGACGCGACTTGGGATAGAAGGCCAACGCCTTCTTCACCCGCGCCATATCAAGCACGGGAATCCCTTCAGTAATACAGACAATCAGTTCGATCCCGGCATCAGCCGCTTCCAGAATCGAATCGGCTGCAAAAGGAGGCGGCACGAAAATCAGCGAGCAGTTGGCTCCCGTCTTGGCACAGGCTTCAGCAACTGTGTTAAAGACCGGAAAATCATCGACCGTCGTGCCCCCTTTGCCAGGAGTCACGCCGCCGACAAACACATCTTCACCAGGACGATGCTCTTTGGCATAGGCCCGGCACTGCTGACTATGAAATAGCCCGGCTTTGCCAGTAATCCCCTGGCAAATGATCTTGGTATTCTTATCCACAAGGATCGACATTTCGAGAATTCTTTCTACGACGATAGATACGTGATGTTCGGAAAATGAAGAGGTTCAAAACCTGTTGTGTGAAAGCGTCTGATTACGCAATCGAAGCGACGGCCTTTTTGGCAGCGTCAGTCAGATCCAGACCTGTCGTGATCTTCTTGCCACTTTCCGCCAACATCTTGCGGGCCAGTTCCACATTGGTTCCTTCGAGCCGAACCACCAGCGGCACCTGAATGCCAATCTTGTCGTAGGCCGTCAAAAGTGCTGTCACAATCGTGTCGCACTTCATAATGCCACCGAAAATGTTGACGAGAATCCCTTTGACGTTCTTATCAGCCAGGATAATGCGGAAGGCTTCCGTCACCTGATCGACATTCGCACCACCACCCACATCGAGGAAGTTGGCTGGCTCACCGCCGTGCAGCTTGATCAAATCCATGGTCGACATCGCCAGCCCGGCACCATTCACGAGGCAACCAAGATTGCCGTCGAGCTTGACGTAGCTCAGGCCCCACTTCTGAGCTTCGATTTCGGAAGGCTCTTCTTCGGCCAGATCGCGATAAGCCAGCACGTTCTGATGACGGAAGAGTGCGTTGTCGTCAAACGTCACCTTGGCATCGAGAGCGAGCAGTTCGCCTTCTTCGGTCACGACCAGCGGATTGATTTCCGCCATGCTGCAATCGTTATCGAGGAAGAACTTCGAAAGCTGCCGGAAGAACTTTTCGGCATTCTTGAGAGCATTCCCTTCCAGCCCCAGAGCAAAAGCCAGCTTGCGGGCCTGATAGCCTTCCAGACCATAGACGGGATCAAACGCTTCCGTGAGAATCTTCTCCGGATGATGGGCCGCCACCTCTTCGATATCCATGCCGCCTTCCGAAGAGACAATGATCACAGGGCCAGCCACTTCGCGATCCACCACACAGGCCGCATACAGCTCGCGGGCAATCTTCAGACCCTGCTCGACCAGCAGCGTCTGGACTTTCTTACCCTCTTCGCCCGTCTGGATCGTCACCAATGTATTGCCCAGCATGCGACTGGCATGAGCGGCAGCATCCTCAGCCGACTTCACCAGCACCACCCCAGGCTGCTCGGGCTGCTCTTTGAACCGACCCTTCCCTCGACCACCGGCATGAATCTGTGATTTAACGACAGCGACTGCTGTTCCCAGTTGACCGTAAGCGGCCTGAGCCTCTTCAGGTGTCTTGGCGACAATTCCGCGTGGTACAGCCACTCCGGCTTTGGCCAGAAGTTCTTTTGCCTGAAACTCGTGAATCTTCATGCATTGTTCCGTTACTTCGGTGGGCCCTGTCTCAGCACACTCTGAAACAGGTCGACAACCAGTTTCCCTGACGTGATCCCATGAGCTATTGTGCCCTTGCAGCGTCTGAGATGATATCGGGGCGGAGAGTGAGCTTCCAACAGACTCTGGCGAATTGGCAAAATTCTAAAGATCGAGAGCCCTTCACTTTGACGAAAGTCCTCTCATTCACCTCGTTTTCGACATCTCTCCAGCAGAAAATACGAAATCTGGCACCCGGCAGGCACCCACAGGAAACGCTTTTTTGATGCAAGTTTTTCAAGAGATCACGGAAACTCTTTCTCGCTGGCACCAGAAACAGGCCAGAAAGATCGAAAAAACCGTTGAGAACCAGGCACTTCTCCTCGGCGAGGCCATCCAACTGGCGTGCCTCATCGAGGCGACCTCACGCAAAGCCGGGAATGTGCATCCCTGGGCATCATTTGACGACCTTTCCTACGTCGATTTCTGCCATGCAGGCGAATCACTGGCAAAGTTCGGTAGCCAGGCTGCGCTGGATCCCCAGCCGAGCCAGGAAACCCCCGGCTCACTCGGAATGTGGATTGAACAGGCCGTGGCTGCATCGCACAGTTCCTCGACTTCCAATGTGAACCTCGGGATCGTCCTGCTGGTCGCTCCGTTGGCCATGACCTGGCGAACTGGCATGACCGAGCAAACTGGCACAACACTGGCAAGCTGGCAGGAGGCTGTTGCCCACTTAATCGCCACATCAACCACCGCCGATGCAGCGGCCATGTACCGGGCAATTCTGGCAGCCAAACCCGGCGGGCTCGGAAAAAGCACCACACAGGATGTGCGGGAAACTCCCACCGTAACACTCCAGGAGGCCATGCATCTCGCTCGGGATCGTGACCAGATTGCCGCCTGCTATGACGACGGTTTCGCCAGCCTGTTCCAGCATTGGTTGCCACGCTTAAGCCGGTGGATCGATGAGCTGACCAAAGCGAATGCGGATTCCTGCAGCCTTGCCACCGGCTGGGAGTTTCCACCCGCTGCGTGGGAAGTCGCCACCATCGGATTACAACTGGAACTGCTGGCACACCACGGCGATTCTCTGATTGCTCGCAAACTGGGGCCGGAGTTCCATCGTGAGGTTCCCTTAGAGGCCCGAAAGATCCTGGAAGCCGGCTGGCCCTATACGACCACTGGCTGGCAGCTCTATCATACTTTTGACCAATGGCTGCGTGCCGACGGCCACCAACGCAACCCCGGCACCACCGCCGACCTCATCGCCGCCACCTGGTTAGTTTATCTTTGCAGGACTTTATCTCCATAGCGTCCGCCATGCGGACCACAATCAGTGTAGGGTCCGCTGTGCGGACCAAATTCGACACGCTAACGTCATCCACCTCAATGAATCACATAGACTTCTGAAAGACCCACAACGACTTCACAACCAATATGGTCCGCACAGCGGACCCTACTTCACAACCATCAACCAACAACCAACAACCAAGAAATCCCACC from Planctopirus ephydatiae encodes:
- a CDS encoding Ppx/GppA phosphatase family protein, which translates into the protein MLIGLRGLEGVENGGGHRSPPHVRPVAVIDIGATSIRMAIAELHESGEVHLLSTLSQAVHLGRDVFSKGVIDKATIEECVRVLRSYRRVLAEYELSRPDQIRVVATSAVRESMNKLAFQDRIYTATGLQVEVIDEAEVSRITYLGVQPLLKSDKQFAEWGTLVVEVGGGSTEILVLQNCDVQFSQTYRLGSLRLRETIEAYQSSRVTIRHILETQMRRVIEQVSQHVNRSEIRNMVALGGDMRFAAHQLGGEVGHDGMLRLKVNELEQLTNTILDLNEDKIVHKYHISFPDAGTLGPALLAYVQMAKSFQLDEIHVANVNLRDGMLTDMASHGALNEDFRNQVVRSAIELGRKFNFAEAHARHVAKLCKILFQGLREEHHLEPRFELLLTVAALLHEIGLYIGPSGYHKHSMYLILNSELFGLSRTDVMLIGLTARYHRKTSPKPTHTGFTQLDRDQRIAVVKMAALLRLADALDASHSQRLHELWFAREGSRLVISLPQVEDLALEQLALKQTGALFEETYGMSVLLRKLRQ
- a CDS encoding ROK family protein, with product MIAASHDDGYWLGFDLGGTKMHAGLFDRKLQPVGHRRKKTRGHEGADAGVERICNSIEKLLVELDVSVSQLRGIAVGCPGPLDLDKGIIVESPNLGWKNVPLKDILEKRFGCEATILNDVDAGVYGEHRFGAGSGARTTLGVFPGTGIGAGLVYEGRIYRGRKSSCLELGHIPVVPNGAMCGCGRRGCLETVASRLSMSAEIAKAAYRGQAPHLMRVAGTDLANIRSGTLAEAISDGDTMVEKIVRDGAHHLGVAIAGTVNLLLPDVIVLGGGLVEALPKLFLEEVQNALGSHVMPAYEGAVEVKVAKLGDDAGALGAAAWIRHLVEEKTAKN
- the sucD gene encoding succinate--CoA ligase subunit alpha encodes the protein MSILVDKNTKIICQGITGKAGLFHSQQCRAYAKEHRPGEDVFVGGVTPGKGGTTVDDFPVFNTVAEACAKTGANCSLIFVPPPFAADSILEAADAGIELIVCITEGIPVLDMARVKKALAFYPKSRLIGPNCPGVITPGVAKIGIMPGYIHKPGTVGLISKSGTLTYEATWQLGNLGLGQSTAVGIGGDPIIGTPYIELLEMFQNDPGTEAIMMIGEIGGNAEIKAAEYIKAHVTKPVAAFIAGQTAPPGKRMGHAGAIISGGAGTAEEKMAALEAAGVVVARSPGEMGVALKRAIDNRK
- the sucC gene encoding ADP-forming succinate--CoA ligase subunit beta, which codes for MKIHEFQAKELLAKAGVAVPRGIVAKTPEEAQAAYGQLGTAVAVVKSQIHAGGRGKGRFKEQPEQPGVVLVKSAEDAAAHASRMLGNTLVTIQTGEEGKKVQTLLVEQGLKIARELYAACVVDREVAGPVIIVSSEGGMDIEEVAAHHPEKILTEAFDPVYGLEGYQARKLAFALGLEGNALKNAEKFFRQLSKFFLDNDCSMAEINPLVVTEEGELLALDAKVTFDDNALFRHQNVLAYRDLAEEEPSEIEAQKWGLSYVKLDGNLGCLVNGAGLAMSTMDLIKLHGGEPANFLDVGGGANVDQVTEAFRIILADKNVKGILVNIFGGIMKCDTIVTALLTAYDKIGIQVPLVVRLEGTNVELARKMLAESGKKITTGLDLTDAAKKAVASIA
- a CDS encoding triphosphoribosyl-dephospho-CoA synthase is translated as MQVFQEITETLSRWHQKQARKIEKTVENQALLLGEAIQLACLIEATSRKAGNVHPWASFDDLSYVDFCHAGESLAKFGSQAALDPQPSQETPGSLGMWIEQAVAASHSSSTSNVNLGIVLLVAPLAMTWRTGMTEQTGTTLASWQEAVAHLIATSTTADAAAMYRAILAAKPGGLGKSTTQDVRETPTVTLQEAMHLARDRDQIAACYDDGFASLFQHWLPRLSRWIDELTKANADSCSLATGWEFPPAAWEVATIGLQLELLAHHGDSLIARKLGPEFHREVPLEARKILEAGWPYTTTGWQLYHTFDQWLRADGHQRNPGTTADLIAATWLVYLCRTLSP